In Falco biarmicus isolate bFalBia1 chromosome 5, bFalBia1.pri, whole genome shotgun sequence, a single genomic region encodes these proteins:
- the CAV2 gene encoding caveolin-2: MGLETEKADTRIFMDDDNFPRSGGPALSEAEKCAEDELDRDPHGLNAHLQLGFEDVIAEPELTHSFDKVWICSHALFELSKYLIYKLLTLVLAIPLALVVGIVFAVLSCLHIWIVVPFVKTCLMVLPSVQTIWKSLTDVFIVPFFQSIGRCFAMVNIHLDQE, translated from the exons ATGGGGCTGGAGACCGAGAAGGCGGACACCCGCATCTTCATGGACGACGACAACTTCCCGCGGAGCGGCGGCCCCGCGCTGTCGGAGGCGGAGAAGTGCGCGGAGGACGAGCTGGACCGCGACCCCCACGGGCTGAACGCCCACCTGCAG CTGGGGTTCGAGGACGTGATCGCGGAGCCCGAACTGACCCACTCCTTCGACAAAGTGTGGATCTGCAGCCACGCTCTCTTTGAGCTCAGCAAGTACCTGATCTACAAGCTCCTCACCCTGGTCCTTGCCATACCCCTGGCCCTGGTTGTGGGGATCGTCTTCGCCGTGCTCAGCTGCCTGCACATCTG gaTTGTGGTGCCTTTTGTGAAAACCTGTCTCATGGTCTTGCCTTCAGTGCAGACTATATGGAAGAGCCTGACAGATGTTTTCATCGTACCGTTCTTTCAGAGCATAGGCCGATGCTTTGCCATGGTTAATATACACCTGGACCAAGAGTAA